From a region of the Falsibacillus albus genome:
- a CDS encoding LacI family DNA-binding transcriptional regulator, whose translation MDMDRKKTKVTMQDIADHLKISKNSVSQALTGKPGVSEATRKLVETTAEELGYQYTKPRKQTEDTNQHPKNIALIASEYAFSLKSFFGEIYLSIEKEVKKRGMNLFIESVQIDASQESRLPELLKNHEIDGILVLSHVTTDYIISLINTGKPVVLIDHHDPLLQADAILTNNRFGAYNAVKHLIEDGHKEIAFIGDVEKSPSYQERLEGYSLALKRHNLVMNPDYIYSSIKEEQPNIFEIIFQSKELPTAWFCVNDGFGFHVLSGLQQKGISVPDEAAVCSFDNGQLSQISTPKITTMDIDLNYFGRKSVEQLLWRMDHKDEPFQEILLSPELLVRGSTLKGE comes from the coding sequence ATGGATATGGACAGAAAAAAAACGAAAGTAACCATGCAAGACATCGCCGATCATCTCAAAATATCAAAAAATTCGGTTTCGCAGGCATTAACCGGAAAACCCGGAGTGAGTGAAGCGACAAGAAAACTGGTTGAAACAACTGCGGAGGAATTAGGATACCAATACACAAAACCCCGCAAACAAACAGAAGACACAAATCAGCATCCGAAAAACATCGCCTTGATCGCATCGGAGTATGCTTTTTCACTAAAGAGTTTTTTTGGAGAAATTTATTTAAGCATTGAAAAAGAGGTCAAAAAACGAGGGATGAATCTTTTCATTGAATCCGTCCAGATTGATGCCAGCCAGGAAAGCCGTTTGCCAGAACTGCTTAAGAACCATGAGATCGATGGAATCCTTGTCCTCTCCCATGTTACGACCGACTATATCATTTCATTGATCAACACCGGCAAGCCAGTCGTACTCATCGATCATCATGATCCGCTTCTGCAAGCTGACGCCATTTTAACCAATAATCGATTCGGTGCTTATAATGCGGTCAAACATTTAATAGAGGACGGACACAAAGAGATCGCGTTTATCGGCGACGTCGAAAAATCACCAAGCTATCAAGAGAGGCTCGAGGGATATTCATTAGCCTTAAAACGGCACAACCTGGTCATGAATCCTGATTATATTTACTCTTCTATAAAGGAAGAACAGCCGAATATATTTGAGATTATCTTTCAATCAAAAGAATTGCCCACCGCTTGGTTTTGTGTAAATGATGGCTTCGGTTTCCACGTTCTATCCGGACTACAGCAAAAAGGAATTTCCGTCCCTGATGAGGCGGCGGTTTGCAGCTTTGATAATGGACAATTATCTCAAATCTCGACGCCTAAAATTACCACAATGGATATTGACTTGAACTATTTTGGCCGAAAATCCGTCGAACAGCTCCTATGGCGGATGGACCATAAGGATGAACCATTTCAGGAAATCCTGCTCTCGCCAGAACTGCTAGTAAGAGGCTCGACTTTAAAAGGTGAATAA
- a CDS encoding murein hydrolase activator EnvC family protein gives MRRRKLLSLTLAATLGLSGMFVYGNGASASKLSDLKSQQDNIHEKQSTVDTNITSKKSEIEKVKNDQVDLKEEIGKLDIAIADTDQKIKDKEDEIAKTKDQIEKLKAEIADLKKRIAERNELLKQRARSIQTKGGSVNYLDVLLGAESFSDFIDRASAVTTLVNADKQIIEEQKRDQATLEEKQTSVEKKLQDLQNMLSDLNAMKAHLNSQKVKKNEMMKELAKQQKHLEDEKMSLEEEQGLLKDQEAAIQKAIQLEKNHQAELERQRRIAEQQRLAAAQSHSQSSSSSDGGGSVNLPAIQSGIFTRPADGYISSEFGMRWGEKHPGVDIARGGTVPIVAAADGVVIRSYLSSSYGNCIFISHSINGQLYTTVYAHMRSRMVGTGATVAKGQQIGIMGSTGESTGQHLHFEIHEGPWNADKTNAVNPRKYINF, from the coding sequence GTGAGAAGACGGAAATTACTTTCACTGACTTTAGCTGCTACTCTTGGATTGAGCGGGATGTTTGTATACGGAAATGGTGCAAGCGCATCCAAGCTTTCGGATTTAAAAAGCCAGCAAGATAATATCCATGAAAAACAATCAACGGTAGATACAAATATTACTTCGAAAAAATCAGAGATTGAAAAGGTCAAAAACGATCAGGTAGATCTGAAAGAGGAAATCGGGAAGCTAGATATCGCGATCGCTGATACGGATCAAAAAATCAAAGATAAAGAAGATGAAATCGCCAAAACGAAAGATCAAATCGAAAAGCTAAAAGCGGAAATTGCCGATTTGAAAAAGCGCATTGCAGAACGTAATGAACTTTTAAAACAGCGCGCACGTTCCATTCAAACAAAAGGCGGTTCTGTTAATTATTTGGACGTCCTTTTAGGAGCTGAAAGTTTTAGCGACTTCATCGACCGCGCATCCGCTGTAACGACTCTTGTCAATGCGGACAAGCAAATCATTGAAGAGCAGAAGCGCGACCAAGCAACATTGGAAGAAAAGCAGACATCCGTTGAGAAAAAGCTGCAAGACCTCCAAAATATGCTGAGTGACTTGAATGCGATGAAAGCACACCTAAATTCTCAAAAAGTAAAGAAAAACGAAATGATGAAAGAGCTTGCTAAGCAGCAAAAGCACCTTGAAGATGAAAAAATGTCTTTAGAGGAAGAGCAGGGCTTATTGAAAGATCAGGAAGCTGCTATTCAAAAGGCGATCCAATTGGAAAAAAACCATCAGGCTGAGCTTGAAAGACAGCGCCGCATTGCAGAACAGCAACGTTTGGCTGCTGCGCAGTCTCATTCTCAGTCCAGCTCTAGCTCCGATGGTGGTGGAAGCGTTAATCTTCCTGCCATCCAATCAGGAATCTTCACACGTCCGGCTGACGGATACATCTCCTCCGAATTCGGTATGCGCTGGGGAGAAAAACATCCAGGAGTCGACATTGCAAGAGGTGGTACGGTTCCGATCGTAGCTGCTGCTGATGGGGTTGTCATTCGTTCATACCTATCTTCCAGCTATGGAAATTGTATTTTCATCTCACATTCTATCAACGGCCAGCTATATACGACTGTCTATGCCCATATGAGAAGCCGTATGGTCGGCACAGGTGCAACAGTCGCTAAAGGCCAGCAAATCGGTATCATGGGATCTACCGGCGAATCTACCGGGCAGCATTTGCACTTTGAAATCCATGAAGGACCTTGGAATGCGGACAAAACAAATGCCGTGAACCCACGTAAATATATTAATTTCTAA
- the ftsX gene encoding permease-like cell division protein FtsX, with protein sequence MKIRTLGRHFRESFKSLSRNGWMTFASVSAVTVTLLLVGVFFVIMMNMNKVASDIEKDVEIRVHIDLTAKQADEVALKKQIEGIDQVQSVKFSSKQTELKNLIKDMGSDFDLFKQDNPLYDVFIVKTKNPTDTAIAAKKIMKYKNVAQVEYGANKIDKLFKFLKYSRNVGLVLIIGLLFTAMFLISNTIKITIFARRTEIEIMKLVGATNWFIRWPFLLEGFWLGILGSIFPIVIVITGYRYAYDYIEPKLHSHFIKVLDFAPFVYEVSGILILMGAIIGGWGSMMSIRRFLKV encoded by the coding sequence ATGAAGATTAGAACACTTGGACGTCACTTTAGGGAAAGTTTTAAAAGCTTAAGCCGGAACGGATGGATGACGTTCGCTTCCGTCAGTGCAGTGACAGTGACATTATTATTGGTTGGGGTTTTCTTCGTCATTATGATGAACATGAATAAAGTGGCATCGGATATCGAAAAGGACGTCGAAATTCGTGTTCATATCGATTTGACAGCAAAGCAAGCGGATGAAGTTGCGCTTAAAAAGCAAATCGAAGGAATCGATCAGGTACAATCGGTCAAGTTTTCCTCCAAGCAAACGGAATTGAAAAACTTGATCAAGGATATGGGAAGTGACTTTGACTTATTCAAACAAGATAACCCATTGTATGACGTGTTTATCGTAAAAACGAAGAATCCAACAGACACAGCGATTGCAGCGAAAAAAATCATGAAATATAAAAATGTGGCCCAAGTGGAATACGGAGCCAACAAGATTGACAAGCTGTTCAAGTTTTTAAAATACAGCCGTAATGTTGGATTGGTCCTCATTATCGGATTATTGTTTACAGCGATGTTCTTAATTTCCAACACGATCAAGATCACCATTTTCGCCCGCAGGACGGAAATCGAAATTATGAAGCTGGTTGGAGCGACGAATTGGTTCATCCGCTGGCCATTTCTCTTGGAAGGCTTTTGGCTTGGGATTCTCGGATCGATTTTCCCGATCGTCATTGTCATTACCGGTTATCGCTATGCGTATGACTACATTGAACCAAAGCTTCACAGCCATTTCATTAAAGTGCTCGACTTTGCACCATTTGTATATGAAGTCAGCGGCATCTTGATCTTGATGGGCGCCATCATCGGCGGATGGGGCAGCATGATGAGCATCCGCAGATTCTTGAAAGTTTAG
- a CDS encoding ABC transporter substrate-binding protein produces the protein MKKFASVMIAGALTVSGLAGCSTGNTSNSQSTSKNGVTTIEFWAAPNPTQQVYWQEVAEEFTKENPKIKIKVSPMKESPTSEASIQSAIAGKSAPTMSENINRGFAAQLAESKALVPLDSLDGWDEVKKARHMENTMKGWEFSDGHQYVLPIYSNAMLFGWRLDILKELGYNEPPKTYSEMLDVAKKLKEKFPDKYVWAKADLVDPTAWKRWFDFFMLYDAASDGNKFIEGSKFTGDDKAGVKVLSFVDNLRKEKALMTRQAKDPFETGLGIFTDIGPWTISYWKDKFPKMKFNDTYTLATPPVPDGMDTKNVKTFADTKGLVIYASATKDQQKAAMKFIKWVYSNPKNDEKWLEKTNLPPARDDLTTNETFKDFFDKNPALQPYAAAVPNAIPPMDNAKYNDLQTIIGREAFNPVVKGEKSPDKAWKDMKKAFEGALN, from the coding sequence ATGAAAAAGTTTGCATCTGTCATGATTGCGGGAGCACTTACAGTTTCAGGTCTTGCAGGGTGCAGTACAGGAAATACGAGCAATAGCCAATCGACTTCCAAAAATGGTGTTACGACCATTGAATTTTGGGCAGCGCCTAACCCGACCCAGCAAGTCTACTGGCAGGAAGTAGCAGAAGAATTCACAAAAGAAAACCCGAAAATCAAGATTAAGGTCAGCCCGATGAAGGAAAGTCCGACATCAGAGGCGAGCATCCAGTCGGCGATTGCCGGAAAAAGCGCTCCAACGATGTCTGAGAACATAAATCGGGGATTCGCTGCACAATTAGCGGAAAGTAAAGCGCTCGTCCCATTGGATAGTCTTGATGGATGGGATGAAGTGAAAAAAGCTCGCCATATGGAAAATACGATGAAGGGCTGGGAATTTTCCGACGGCCATCAATATGTTTTGCCCATCTATTCCAATGCCATGCTGTTTGGCTGGAGACTGGATATCTTGAAGGAGCTCGGCTACAACGAACCGCCGAAGACATACAGCGAAATGCTGGATGTAGCCAAAAAACTAAAAGAAAAATTTCCAGACAAATATGTATGGGCAAAAGCCGACCTGGTCGATCCGACTGCCTGGAAACGCTGGTTTGATTTCTTTATGCTCTATGATGCGGCTTCCGATGGAAACAAGTTCATTGAAGGCAGCAAATTCACAGGGGATGACAAAGCGGGAGTCAAGGTTTTGAGCTTTGTAGATAACCTTCGTAAAGAAAAAGCATTGATGACGAGACAAGCAAAAGATCCTTTCGAAACAGGATTGGGGATCTTTACGGATATCGGCCCATGGACGATCAGCTATTGGAAAGACAAATTCCCTAAAATGAAATTCAATGATACGTATACGTTGGCAACACCGCCGGTTCCGGATGGAATGGATACGAAAAATGTGAAAACATTTGCCGATACGAAAGGTTTGGTCATCTACGCTTCGGCAACAAAAGATCAGCAGAAAGCTGCGATGAAATTCATCAAATGGGTATACTCTAATCCTAAAAACGATGAGAAGTGGCTTGAAAAAACAAACCTTCCTCCTGCCCGCGATGACCTGACAACGAATGAAACATTCAAAGACTTCTTCGATAAGAATCCAGCACTGCAGCCGTATGCTGCTGCTGTGCCGAATGCCATCCCGCCGATGGATAATGCAAAGTATAATGATCTGCAGACCATCATCGGACGTGAAGCCTTCAATCCTGTCGTAAAAGGAGAAAAATCGCCGGATAAAGCTTGGAAAGACATGAAGAAGGCGTTTGAGGGGGCTCTCAACTAA
- a CDS encoding carbohydrate ABC transporter permease, which yields MGHKGQGRLGWLFASPYLIYAVVFFAIPLIWSLFLSFTDWNLIAPTFHFKGFDNYIEALKSPGVHAAFFVTFKFMFLFVPMVIASSIIVALIIHGLPKFKGLFLIGFFLPYLASGVVSSLIVKGILSYNSPINEVLRNSFGIDINWLGSPFAALFVVALIIAWKFTGYYALILTSGFESIGKEVYEAALIDGVTPWQRFWKITFPLLYPALFTVLILAIGVTFGIFTEVYQLTGGGPDYATNTWQMEIFTKAFTNLEAGYASAVAIIASIVTFVSIFIIRKLLELWGKRNGWV from the coding sequence ATGGGGCATAAAGGACAAGGAAGATTGGGCTGGCTATTTGCCAGTCCTTATCTTATATATGCTGTCGTTTTCTTTGCCATTCCGTTGATCTGGTCGCTTTTTCTATCATTTACGGATTGGAACTTGATCGCTCCGACGTTTCATTTTAAAGGATTCGATAATTATATCGAAGCATTGAAGAGCCCGGGGGTCCATGCGGCATTTTTTGTTACATTTAAATTTATGTTTTTATTCGTGCCGATGGTGATCGCTTCCTCCATCATTGTTGCCTTGATCATCCACGGATTGCCGAAGTTTAAAGGATTGTTTTTGATCGGCTTCTTCCTGCCGTATCTGGCATCCGGGGTAGTATCTTCCTTGATTGTCAAAGGGATTTTATCTTACAACAGCCCGATCAATGAAGTGTTGAGAAATTCATTCGGAATTGATATCAACTGGCTGGGAAGTCCATTTGCTGCTCTCTTTGTGGTCGCTTTGATCATTGCCTGGAAATTCACCGGCTATTATGCCCTGATTTTGACATCAGGCTTTGAAAGTATCGGGAAGGAAGTCTATGAGGCGGCATTGATCGATGGTGTCACTCCTTGGCAGCGCTTTTGGAAAATCACTTTTCCTTTACTGTACCCGGCGCTGTTCACTGTTTTGATTTTAGCGATCGGCGTGACGTTTGGCATATTCACCGAAGTGTACCAATTGACGGGCGGCGGACCGGATTATGCGACGAATACTTGGCAAATGGAGATTTTCACGAAGGCATTTACCAACCTAGAAGCAGGATACGCTTCAGCAGTTGCGATCATTGCCTCCATCGTTACATTTGTTTCAATTTTCATCATTCGAAAACTCTTAGAATTGTGGGGGAAGCGAAATGGATGGGTCTAA